The DNA segment TTGTCTCGTCTTGAACGCGTTGAAAAACAGCGCGACCAAGGTCGCCGTGCGCGTAGCCGTGCGGATGTTCCAACGGTGTCACTGGTGGGTTACACCAACGCCGGAAAATCAACGCTGTTTAACCACATAACCAAAGCAGATGTGTATGCTGCTGACCAACTGTTTGCTACGCTTGATCCGACGCTACGTCGTATTGACGTGGTTGATGTTGGCACCACCGTTCTCGCCGATACAGTTGGGTTTATTCGCCATCTGCCCCACGATTTGGTGGCTGCGTTTAAAGCAACGCTGCAAGAAACCCGTCAGGCATCACTTTTATTGCACATAATTGATGCATCTGATGCTCGTGTTGATGAGAATATTGATGCAGTGAATACTGTATTAGCAGAAATTGAAGCAGATGAAATTCCTGTACTGCTTGTGATGAACAAAATTGATATGCTGGATGAGTTCGAACCGCGTATCGATCGGAACGATGAGAATTTACCTATTCGGGTTTGGGTTTCTGCGCAAACCGGGGTGGGAATTGATTTATTGTTCCAAGCGTTAACAGAGCGCTTGAGCGGAGAAATTGCAAGCTACGAGCTGCGATTGCCGCCTGAGGCAGGACGTTTACGTAGCCGTTTTTACCAGCTTCAGGCAATAGAGAAAGAGTGGATTGAGGAAGATGGCAGTATTGGATTACATATCCGGCTCCCAATTGTGGAGTGGCATCGACTTTGTAAACGTGAACAAGAATTACTAAAGTATATTATTTAGTAACACTTGGTTAATATCACCTACTCAAATGAGTCTGAAGAACACCAATCATTGAAGAATGGAGCGAAACATGGCGTGGAATCAGCCCGGTAATAACGGACAGGACCGCGACCCGTGGGGAGGCGGCAGTAATAATGGCGGCAACTCCGGCGGAAACAACAATAATAAAGGTGGCCGCGATCAGGGGCCTCCGGATCTGGATGATATCTTCCGTAAACTGAGCAAAAAGCTGGGTGGACTGGGCGGTAAAGGCACGGGCTCTAGCAATTCAGGCAATCCACGCGCACCTATGGGTGGCAAAGTGGTTGGCCTTGCTATTGCCGCTGTGGTTGTCATCTGGGCAGCAAGTGGTTTCTATACCATTAAAGAAGCCGAACGTGGCGTCGTGACACGTTTTGGTAAATTCAGTCATCTGGTACAGCCAGGTTTGAACTGGAAACCGACTTTTGTTGATGAAGTGACTCCGGTTAACGTGGAATCTGTGCGTGAACTGGCAGCGTCCGGCGTGATGCTGACTTCGGATGAGAACGTGGTACGCGTTGAGATGAACGTACAGTACCGTGTAACCAATCCAGAAGAGTACTTGTTCAACGTAACCAATGCGGATGACAGCCTGCGTCAGGCAACTGACAGCGCGCTGCGTGCGGTTATTGGTAAATACTCAATGGATAAAATCCTCACCGAAGGCCGTACTATTATTCGTACGGATACCCAGAAAGTGCTGGAAGAAACCATCAAGCCTTACAAAATGGGGATCACCCTGCTGGACGTAAACTTCCAGACAGCGCGTCCGCCAGAAGAAGTTAAAGCTGCATTTGATGATGCGATTGCCGCGCGTGAAAACGAACAGCAATACATTCGTGAAGCTGAAGCTTACGCCAACGAAGTTCAGCCTCGTGCGAACGGTCAGGCACAACGTATTCTTGAAGATGCGCGTGCTTACAAAGATCGTACCGTTCTAGAAGCGCAGGGTGAAGTTGGTCGTTTCGCTCGCCTGTTGCCTGAATACAAAGCGTCTCCGCAAATTACGCGTGAACGTATGTATCTGGAAACCATGGAACGCGTATTGGGTAGCACCCGTAAAGTATTGGTTGATGATAAGAGCAATAACCTGATGGTTCTGCCTTTGGATCAGCTGATGCGCGGTGGCAAAACTGACGCAGCGGCGAAATCTGGCAGTCAGGATACTAGCCTGATTCGTTTAGACCCAACGCCTGCGGCAACCAAGTCGTCCAGTAATGCAGATTCAAGTAGCAGCAGCGTGATGGACCAGCGCCGGGCGAATGCTCAGCGTAACGATACCAATCGTCAGGGAGAGAATAACTAATGCGTAAGTCTCTATTACTCGTTCTCATTGTTATCCTGGTGGTATTGTACGCATCACTGTTTGTGGTGACTGAAGGCCAGCGCGGCATCGTACTGCGTTTTGGCAAGGTTCTGCGTGATGATGAGAACAAGCCTTTGGTGTACGCACCTGGCCTTCATCTCAAAATACCGTTCATTGAATCTGTCAAAATGCTGGATGCGCGTATCCAGACTATGGATAACCAAGCTGACCGTTTCGTGACCAAAGAGAAAAAAGACCTGATCGTTGACTCTTATATCAAGTGGCGCATCAGCGATTTCAGTCGTTACTACCTGGCAACCGGCGGTGGCGATGTTTCTCAGGCCGAAGTGCTGTTGAAACGTAAATTCAGTGACCGTCTGCGTTCTGAAATCGGTCGTCTGGATATTAAAGATATCGTAACGGATTCCCGCGGTAAGCTGATGGAAGACGTACGTGATGCACTGAACACCGGTACGGTAGATGATGCCACCGCAAGCGATGCAGATGATGCTATTGCGAGCGCAGCAGCACGTGTTGAGCGTGAAACTAGCGGTAAACAACCAGCGGTAAACCCGAACAGTATGGCTGCTCTGGGTATCGAAGTTGTTGACGTTCGTATCAAGCAAATCAACCTGCCAGCCGAAGTTTCTGACGCGATCTACAAGCGTATGCGTGCAGAGCGTGAAGCCGTAGCACGTCGTCACCGTTCACAAGGTCAGGAAGAAGCCGAGAAGCTGCGTGCGACTGCTGACTATGAAGTAACGCGTACACTGGCTGAAGCTGAGCGTCAGGGACGTATTACTCGCGGTGAAGGTGATGCGGTAACTGCCAAGCTGTTTGCCGATGCATTTAGCCAAGATCCAGACTTCTTCGCCTTCATTCGTAGCCTAAAAGCTTACGAAAATAGCTTCAAAGATGGCCAAGATGTGATGGTTCTGCGTCCAGACAGTGATTTCTTCAAATACATGAAATCACCAAACGGTAATGCAGCTGCTAAATAATCTTTGCTAGAGAAAACGTTCTGAATAAAGCGCGTTTTGACACTCGATTAGAAAGGCCCGTTTAGTCGCGGGCCTTTTTTTTGTTTGTTTTTTGATTTTGTCGACAGCCTGAGGGAAATATGAACTCTACAATTTGGATGGCATTAGGGTTGGTTTTGATCGTCGAAGGACTCGGACCAATGCTTTTTCCACGAGTTTGGCGGCGCATGATTGCAACGATGGCTCAATTACCTGACGGAGTTTTACGTCGTTATGGCGGCGGTCTAGTGGTTGCAGGGTTAGTTATCTACTACATGTTGCGTAGCCGTATGGGGGGCTAAACATCTTCGGATTTTTTGCGCAATCGTGTGCTGAAAAGTGCTGAAAGCTCCGAAATGTGATGGTAGAATCCATTTTTAACAACGTGGTGATAGTGAAATGGGTAAGAATGTCGTCGTACTAGGCACCCAATGGGGTGACGAAGGTAAGGGCAAGGTCGTAGACCTATTAACCGAAAGGGCCAAGTATGTTGTGCGCTACCAGGGCGGTCACAATGCAGGTCATACACTAGTCATTAACGGTGAAAAAACCGTTCTTCATTTGATTCCGTCAGGAATTCTGCGCGAAAACGTAACCAGCATTATTGCAAACGGTGTGGTATTAGCACCTGACGCTCTGATGCGTGAAATGACCGAACTGGAAGCCCGTGGCATCCCTGTTCGCGAACGTCTGTTACTCTCCGAAGCTTGTCCTCTGATCCTGCCATATCACGTGGCATTGGATAACGCGCGCGAAAAAGCACGCGGTGCGAAGGCTATCGGTACAACAGGTCGTGGTATCGGTCCTGCGTATGAAGATAAAGTCGCTCGTCGCGGTCTGCGCGTTGGCGATCTGTTCAACAAAGAAACCTTTGCAGTTAAGCTGAAAGAAATTATGGAATACCATAATTTCCAACTGGTTAATTACTACAAAGTTGAAGCAGTTGACTACCAAACCGTGCTGGATGAAGTTATGGCTGTTGCCGACATCATCACTGCAATGGTGGTTGACGTTGCCGATCTGCTGAACAAAGCTCACAAGAAAGGTGAGTTTGTGATGTTCGAAGGCGCACAGGGTACGTTGCTGGATATTGACCACGGCACCTATCCGTATGTGACTTCTTCTAACACCACCGCAGGCGGTGTTGCTACCGGTTCTGGCGTGGGTCCACGCTGTGTAGACTACGTACTGGGTATTGTGAAAGCTTACTCTACTCGCGTAGGTGCAGGTCCATTCCCAACTGAGCTGTTTGATGAAGTGGGTGAGTTCCTGTGTACTAAAGGCAATGAATTCGGTGCAACTACCGGTCGTCGTCGTCGTACTGGCTGGTTGGACGCTGTTGCTGTTCGCCGTGCCGTAGAGCTGAACTCTCTGTCTGGCTTCTGCATGACCAAACTGGACGTGCTGGATGGCTTAGACGAAGTGAAGATCTGTGTAGGTTATCGTATGCCGGATGGTCGTGAAATTGACACCACTCCGCTGGCCGCAGAAGGCTGGGAAGGCATCGAGCCAATCTACGAAGTTATGCCAGGTTGGAAAGAAACCACCTTTGGCGTTAAAGATCACAGCAAATTGCCACAGGCTGCACTGAACTACATCAAGCGTGTAGAAGAAGTGACAGGTGTTCCAGTTGATATCATTTCTACTGGCCCTGACCGTGAAGAGACTATGATCCTGCGCGACCCGTTCGACGCGTAATAGTTTGCATTGTGTTGTCTCTTGATGAACCGGGCTTTGCCCGGTTTATTACTTTAGGGCGTTACCTCCACGCTTGAAATCCGCAAGTCGAAACACCAAATATCCCCGATAAACGTACTCTTCTTGCTAAATCGCTAGTGGCTTTTGCCGTGGCTGGTTTATTATCCAAATAGATAGATCTATTTTTGGGATGAATTCCCAGTATTGATATCTCGTTTTATATTCTATTTTTATACTCAGTTATCGCGAGATAACGCCAAGCTAGACTTAGAGGTAGCCGTGCAGTTAACAAGTTTTACTGATTTTGGGTTACGGGCGCTGATTTACATGGCATCCCTGCCTGCCGATCAGATGACCAATATCACGCAGGTAACTGATGTCTATGGCGTCTCTCGTAACCACATGGTTAAAATTATTAATCAGTTGAGCCGTGCTGGCTTTGTGACTGCCGTTCGAGGTAAGAACGGTGGCATTCGCTTGGGACGACCAGCGAAAGATATTCGTATTGGTGACGTGGTAAGAGAGCTTGAGCCCTTAACGCTAGTTAACTGCTCTCACGAGTTTTGCCATATCACGACAGCCTGCCGCTTGAAGCAAGTTTTGCAAAGAGCCACGCAGGCTTTTCTGGCCGAGTTGGATCAATGTACTTTGGCCGATTTAATTGAAGAAAACTCACCGCTTTATAAGTTGTTGCTGGTTGAATAATCAATCCAGCGGCAATTGCTGATGACTACGGAGGAACCGCAATGTCACAAGATCCTTTCCAGGAACGCGAAGCAGAGAAATACGCCTCACCGATCCCAAGCCGCGAGTTTATCCTGACGCATCTGTCGCAGCACACCACGCCCGTTAGCCGTGAGGAGATCGCGCGTGAACTAAATCTGACTAGTGAAGAAGATTTAGAAGCGCTGCGACGCCGTCTGAGAGCGATGGAACGCGACGGACAGCTCATCTTCACCCGACGCCAGTGCTATGCGCTGCCAGAGCGTCTCGATTTGAAGAAGGGAACCGTAATTGGCCATCGTGATGGCTACGGTTTCATTCGCATTGAAGGAAGTAAAGACCGCGACGATCTTTACCTCTCTTCGGAACAGATGAAGCTGTGTATTCACGGCGACGTCGTGCTGGCGCAAGTCGTTGGCACCGATCGTAAAGGGCGTCGTGAAGCGCGCATCGTACGTGTTCTTGAACCGAAACAGAGCCAAATCGTGGGCCGCTACTTTACCGACGCAGGCGTTGGTTTTGTGGTGCCAGACGACAGCCGTTTAAGCTTTGATATTTTGATCCCACCAGAATCTATTGCCGGTGCCCGTATGGGATACGTGGTTGTGGTTGAGCTCACTCAACGTCCAACGCGTCGCACTAAGGCCGTGGGGAAAATTGTCGAAGTATTGGGTGATAACATGGGTACCAGCATGGCGGTGGATATCGCTCTGCGTACGCATGAAATTCCGCACACTTGGCCCGAGCAGGTTGAAAAGCAGGTTGCTGATTTAAGCGAGCAAGTTCCTGAAGCGGCTAAGAAAGGCCGAGTTGATCTGCGTGATTTGCCGCTGGTTACCATTGATGGCGAAGACGCGCGTGACTTTGATGATGCCGTCTATTGTGAGAAAAAACGTGGTGGTGGCTGGCGCTTGTGGGTGGCGATTGCCGACGTAAGTTACTACGTTCGCCCAAATACCGCGCTGGATCACGAAGCGCGTAGCCGTGGTAACTCGGTGTACTTCCCATCACAGGTCGTTCCTATGTTGCCGGAAGTGCTCTCTAACGGGCTGTGTTCGCTCAACCCACAGGTCGATCGCCTGTGCATGGTGTGCGAAATGACCGTTTCTGCAACGGGTCGCCTGACATCCTTCAAATTCTACGAAGCGGTGATGAGTTCCCACGCACGTTTAACCTACACCAAAGTAGCCCATATTTTGGCCGGTGACGAAGAGCTGCGTGAGCACTATCGTCCATTGGTTAAACCTTTGGAAGAGCTGCATAGCCTCTACAAAGTGTTGGATCACGCGCGTGAAGTGCGTGGCGGTATTGCATTTGAGACCGAAGAAGCCAAATTTATCTTCAACGCTGAGCGCCGTATCGAACGCATTGAGCCAACGGTACGTAACGATGCGCACAAGCTGATCGAAGAATGTATGATTCTGGCCAACATCGCGGCAGCGCGTTTTGTTGAGAAGAACGAAGAGCCTGCGCTGTACCGAATCCATGACCGTCCAAGCGATGACCACTTGACCTCCCTGCGCAGCGTGCTGGGTGAATTAGGTTTAACGCTGGGCGGCGGTATGAAGCCTGAGCCGAAAGATTACGCCGATCTCATGGATGAAATCGCGGATCGTCCTGACCATGAAATGCTGCAAACGATGCTGCTGCGCTCCATGAAACAGGCGGTCTACGATCCAGAAAACCGCGGTCACTTCGGTTTGGCGTTATCAGCCTATGCACACTTTACGTCTCCGATTCGCCGTTACCCTGACCTGAGCCTGCATCGTGCGATCAAGTACCTGCTGGCGAAAGAGCACGGCGGCGACCATGCGGGTTGGACGAAAACCGGCGGTTGGCACTATAACGAAGAGCAGATGTTGCAGCTGGGCGAGCATTGCTCCATGACCGAGCGCCGCGCAGATGAAGCCACGCGTAACGTTGCAGACTGGCTGAAATGCGACTTTATGCAGGATCACGTGGGTGAAACCTTTACCGGGATTATCTCTAGCGTGACCGGCTTTGGTTTCTTCGTGCGCTTAGACGATCTGTTTATTGACGGCTTGGTGCATGTTTCTGCGTTGGACAACGATTATTATCGCTTCGATAACGTGGGTCAGCGTCTGATTGGCGAATCTTCCGGTCAAACTTATCGCTTAGGCGACAAAGTTGAAATCCGTGTAGACGCGGTGCATATGGACGAACGCAAGATTGATTTTGTTCTTCTTTCTAGCACTCGTACTCCGCGTGGCGCAGGCAAAACCGAGAAAGAACGCACGAAGCGTACCCTCAGAGAAGATAAAGCACCTTCTCGTGGACAGCGTCGCGGTGGTAAGATGCCGGCCAATTTCGAACCGGATAGTGCATTCCGTAAAGATAAAAATGGCAAGCCGGTGCGAGCAGGCAAAGCCGGTGCAGGTAAAAAAGAAAAATCAGTGAAAATTGATAAATCTGGCAAACCTGCAAAACCAGCTAAAAATGCCAAAGATCACGATCAGACAACCGTTAAGCCAAAAGCTAAAAAAGTTTCGGCGAAGACCAAGAAAATCGCTGCGGCCACCAAGGCCAAACGTGCCGGTAAAAAAGCCGCCGAGTGATAGTCTAAGGCTGTTCACTTAAGCGTGATTTTAGGGGAAGTACACCGATGGGGTCGTAGCAGCTTTAGCTGCCGGAGCGCCCCGCGGTGTGCTAGCCCCGTGTATCTCGATCTTTTGAATGAACGGCATACAGAGTGATAGTCTGATTTAAATAACAGGCAGCGCGAGCATCAGCTGCCTTTGATTTCATTCCCGCCTGGGTCTGTGCGAAAGCGAAGACTCAGGCGGCTGACGTTATAGCGTTATAAAATTATGAGCGAAATGATTTACGGTATTCACGCGGTTCAGGCATTGCTTGAGCGCGATCCACAGCGTTTTCTTGAAGTCTTTGTGATGAAAGGTCGCGAAGACCGTCGTCTGATGCCGCTGATTGCTGAACTTGAGCAGATGGGCATTGTGATTCAAGTTGCAAACCGTCAGTGGCTGGATGAGAAGGTTGAAGGTGCGGTGCATCAGGGGATTATTGCCCGCGTGCGCGAAGGACGTCAGTATCAGGAAAATGATTTGCCCGCGCTGCTGGAAAATCTGGAACAGCCTCCTTTCCTATTGATTCTCGACGGCGTAACCGATCCGCACAACCTTGGTGCTTGCTTACGTAGCGCCGATGCAGCGGGTGTTCATGCTGTGATCGTTCCGCGCGATCGTTCTGCTCAGTTGAATGCCACAGCGAAAAAAGTGGCCTGTGGCGCAGCGGAAACTGTGCCGTTGATCCGCGTTACAAACCTTGCGCGTACCATGCGTTTCCTGCAAGAGCAAAATGTATGGATCGTCGGTACTGCGGGTGAGGCTGACCACAATCTTTATCAAAGCAAAATGACTGGCCCAATGGCGCTGGTGATGGGCGCAGAGGGCGACGGTATGCGCCGTTTGACCCGCGAACATTGCGATGAGCTGATCAGCATCCCGATGGCGGGCAGCGTTTCTTCTCTGAACGTTTCTGTCGCGACCGGTATTTGCCTGTTTGAGGCCGTGCGCCAACGTTCATAAGCCTGCGTGATATCGCCTAACTGAACATGCATGCGTTACAAAGGGTGGCTTAGGCCGCCCTTTCTCTTTTGTGAACTGCCCTCCAGCAAAATCAGCCTAAACGATCATACTTAGTGACTTAACCCGGTTAACGGGGGCCGCAAGGGACACTGGATATGACGTGGCAAACACATACGGTTTTTAATCAACCGCACCCTCTGAGTAACAGTAATCTCTATCTTTCTGATATTCCGCTCCAAGAGGCCGTTGAACGAGAGCTAGCGGGCTGGGATTCTGCGCTGCTAAGTGCGGTCGGCTTACAGCTAGGTTCGGCAGAGTCGCTTGAACTTGGCCGGATGGCAAACACCAATCCTCCTGAGCTGTTGCGCTACGATGCGGCTGGGCGGCGTATCGATGACGTACGGTTTCATCCCGCTTGGCATATGTTGATGCAGGGCTTAACTGAAAATCGGGTGCATAATTTGCCTTGGCAAACAGATGCACCGGCAGGGGCATTCGCGGCCCGCGCCGCTCGTTTTCTGCTACATAGCCAAGTTGAGGCCGGTACGCTTTGTCCAATCACCATGACCTTTGGCGCGATTCCGCTGCTGCAAAAAACGCTGCCTACCGCAATGAGTGGATGGTTAACGGGATTGCTGTCTGACCGTTATGATCCGCACTCGTTGCCCATAGAACAGAAAAAAGGGCTGCTCATCGGCATGGGAATGACGGAAAAACAGGGCGGCTCGGATGTGCTTACTAATACGACACAGGCAACACCGTTAGAAGGCCGTGGGAATGGTCAGCCTTATCGGCTGGTGGGGCACAAATGGTTTTTCTCGGTTCCGCAAAGCGATGCGCACCTGATTTTGGCGCAGGCCAGCGGTGGGCTATCTTGCTTTTTTGTTCCTCGTATCCTGCCTGATAGCACACGCAACGCGATCCGTATCGAAAGGCTGAAAGAGAAACTGGGTAATCGTTCAAATGCGAGCGCAGAAGTTGAGTTTCAGGATGCGACGGGCTGGCTGCTAGGCGATGAAGGCGAGGGGGTGCGCCTGATATTACAGATGGGAAGCTCAACGCGCTTTGATTGCGCACTGGGCAGCCATGGATTGATGAGAAGGGCGTTTACCGTGGCGTTTTTCCATGCGTTGCAGCGTCAAGCATTTGGTAAACCGCTCGCTGAGCAGCCGCTGATGCGGCAGGTGTTAGCCAAAATGGCGCTGCGACTTGAAGGACAAACATCGCTGCTGTTTCGTCTTTGTCGAAGTTGGGAAATGCCGCATGTGCAGGGTGAGAAATTGTTTGGTCGCTTAATGACGCCAGCCGTTAAGTATTCAATCTGTAAGCAGGGCGTTCCTTTTGTCGCAGAGGCCATGGAAGCGTTAGGGGGAATTGGCTATTGCGAAGAGAGCGAGCTGCCGCGTTTATACCGTGAGGCTCCGGTAAACAGTATCTGGGAAGGCTCTGGCAATATCATGTGTTTAGACGTATTACGTGTATGGCGTAAAAACCCACATATGGAAGAGATGCTTAACTTAGAGTTGGCTGACGTGAAAGGGCAAAGTGCGTTATTTGATAAGGCGTGGCGGACTTTAGCGAAACGTTTACAGAAACCCAATGAGGCTGAAGCGAGGATCCTTTGCGATGAGTTGTTTAATCTGAATGCGGCGGCTCAGCTTTTACGTTTTGCTCCGGCTGATATTGCTCAAGCGTGGTGCCAACACTATTTCGCCTATGATGGGGGTAGCATCATCAATAACAAAACCCAAGAGACACTTTTACAACGGGCAATGGGGTTAGCGAGCTAGCTCAGCTATACAACGCCGCGGTAACGTGCCATGTGTGCTGCGGCGTATTTTCATCCATCGTCAGGATTCGATAGTAGCTTGCGCCTTGTTCATCGGCCTTTAG comes from the Hafnia alvei genome and includes:
- the hflX gene encoding ribosome rescue GTPase HflX, translated to MFDRYEAGEQAVLVHVYFSQERDIEDLREFESLVSSAGVEALRVVTGSRKAPHPKYFVGEGKAEEIAQAVQETGASVVLFDHALSAAQERNLEKLCQCRVIDRTGLILDIFAQRARTHEGKLQVELAQLRHLATRLVRGWTHLERQKGGIGLRGPGETQLETDRRLLRDRISLILSRLERVEKQRDQGRRARSRADVPTVSLVGYTNAGKSTLFNHITKADVYAADQLFATLDPTLRRIDVVDVGTTVLADTVGFIRHLPHDLVAAFKATLQETRQASLLLHIIDASDARVDENIDAVNTVLAEIEADEIPVLLVMNKIDMLDEFEPRIDRNDENLPIRVWVSAQTGVGIDLLFQALTERLSGEIASYELRLPPEAGRLRSRFYQLQAIEKEWIEEDGSIGLHIRLPIVEWHRLCKREQELLKYII
- the hflK gene encoding FtsH protease activity modulator HflK; translation: MAWNQPGNNGQDRDPWGGGSNNGGNSGGNNNNKGGRDQGPPDLDDIFRKLSKKLGGLGGKGTGSSNSGNPRAPMGGKVVGLAIAAVVVIWAASGFYTIKEAERGVVTRFGKFSHLVQPGLNWKPTFVDEVTPVNVESVRELAASGVMLTSDENVVRVEMNVQYRVTNPEEYLFNVTNADDSLRQATDSALRAVIGKYSMDKILTEGRTIIRTDTQKVLEETIKPYKMGITLLDVNFQTARPPEEVKAAFDDAIAARENEQQYIREAEAYANEVQPRANGQAQRILEDARAYKDRTVLEAQGEVGRFARLLPEYKASPQITRERMYLETMERVLGSTRKVLVDDKSNNLMVLPLDQLMRGGKTDAAAKSGSQDTSLIRLDPTPAATKSSSNADSSSSSVMDQRRANAQRNDTNRQGENN
- the hflC gene encoding protease modulator HflC, whose translation is MRKSLLLVLIVILVVLYASLFVVTEGQRGIVLRFGKVLRDDENKPLVYAPGLHLKIPFIESVKMLDARIQTMDNQADRFVTKEKKDLIVDSYIKWRISDFSRYYLATGGGDVSQAEVLLKRKFSDRLRSEIGRLDIKDIVTDSRGKLMEDVRDALNTGTVDDATASDADDAIASAAARVERETSGKQPAVNPNSMAALGIEVVDVRIKQINLPAEVSDAIYKRMRAEREAVARRHRSQGQEEAEKLRATADYEVTRTLAEAERQGRITRGEGDAVTAKLFADAFSQDPDFFAFIRSLKAYENSFKDGQDVMVLRPDSDFFKYMKSPNGNAAAK
- a CDS encoding DUF2065 domain-containing protein, with product MNSTIWMALGLVLIVEGLGPMLFPRVWRRMIATMAQLPDGVLRRYGGGLVVAGLVIYYMLRSRMGG
- a CDS encoding adenylosuccinate synthase; protein product: MGKNVVVLGTQWGDEGKGKVVDLLTERAKYVVRYQGGHNAGHTLVINGEKTVLHLIPSGILRENVTSIIANGVVLAPDALMREMTELEARGIPVRERLLLSEACPLILPYHVALDNAREKARGAKAIGTTGRGIGPAYEDKVARRGLRVGDLFNKETFAVKLKEIMEYHNFQLVNYYKVEAVDYQTVLDEVMAVADIITAMVVDVADLLNKAHKKGEFVMFEGAQGTLLDIDHGTYPYVTSSNTTAGGVATGSGVGPRCVDYVLGIVKAYSTRVGAGPFPTELFDEVGEFLCTKGNEFGATTGRRRRTGWLDAVAVRRAVELNSLSGFCMTKLDVLDGLDEVKICVGYRMPDGREIDTTPLAAEGWEGIEPIYEVMPGWKETTFGVKDHSKLPQAALNYIKRVEEVTGVPVDIISTGPDREETMILRDPFDA
- the nsrR gene encoding nitric oxide-sensing transcriptional repressor NsrR, producing MQLTSFTDFGLRALIYMASLPADQMTNITQVTDVYGVSRNHMVKIINQLSRAGFVTAVRGKNGGIRLGRPAKDIRIGDVVRELEPLTLVNCSHEFCHITTACRLKQVLQRATQAFLAELDQCTLADLIEENSPLYKLLLVE
- the rnr gene encoding ribonuclease R; this translates as MSQDPFQEREAEKYASPIPSREFILTHLSQHTTPVSREEIARELNLTSEEDLEALRRRLRAMERDGQLIFTRRQCYALPERLDLKKGTVIGHRDGYGFIRIEGSKDRDDLYLSSEQMKLCIHGDVVLAQVVGTDRKGRREARIVRVLEPKQSQIVGRYFTDAGVGFVVPDDSRLSFDILIPPESIAGARMGYVVVVELTQRPTRRTKAVGKIVEVLGDNMGTSMAVDIALRTHEIPHTWPEQVEKQVADLSEQVPEAAKKGRVDLRDLPLVTIDGEDARDFDDAVYCEKKRGGGWRLWVAIADVSYYVRPNTALDHEARSRGNSVYFPSQVVPMLPEVLSNGLCSLNPQVDRLCMVCEMTVSATGRLTSFKFYEAVMSSHARLTYTKVAHILAGDEELREHYRPLVKPLEELHSLYKVLDHAREVRGGIAFETEEAKFIFNAERRIERIEPTVRNDAHKLIEECMILANIAAARFVEKNEEPALYRIHDRPSDDHLTSLRSVLGELGLTLGGGMKPEPKDYADLMDEIADRPDHEMLQTMLLRSMKQAVYDPENRGHFGLALSAYAHFTSPIRRYPDLSLHRAIKYLLAKEHGGDHAGWTKTGGWHYNEEQMLQLGEHCSMTERRADEATRNVADWLKCDFMQDHVGETFTGIISSVTGFGFFVRLDDLFIDGLVHVSALDNDYYRFDNVGQRLIGESSGQTYRLGDKVEIRVDAVHMDERKIDFVLLSSTRTPRGAGKTEKERTKRTLREDKAPSRGQRRGGKMPANFEPDSAFRKDKNGKPVRAGKAGAGKKEKSVKIDKSGKPAKPAKNAKDHDQTTVKPKAKKVSAKTKKIAAATKAKRAGKKAAE
- the rlmB gene encoding 23S rRNA (guanosine(2251)-2'-O)-methyltransferase RlmB; its protein translation is MSEMIYGIHAVQALLERDPQRFLEVFVMKGREDRRLMPLIAELEQMGIVIQVANRQWLDEKVEGAVHQGIIARVREGRQYQENDLPALLENLEQPPFLLILDGVTDPHNLGACLRSADAAGVHAVIVPRDRSAQLNATAKKVACGAAETVPLIRVTNLARTMRFLQEQNVWIVGTAGEADHNLYQSKMTGPMALVMGAEGDGMRRLTREHCDELISIPMAGSVSSLNVSVATGICLFEAVRQRS
- a CDS encoding isovaleryl-CoA dehydrogenase — its product is MTWQTHTVFNQPHPLSNSNLYLSDIPLQEAVERELAGWDSALLSAVGLQLGSAESLELGRMANTNPPELLRYDAAGRRIDDVRFHPAWHMLMQGLTENRVHNLPWQTDAPAGAFAARAARFLLHSQVEAGTLCPITMTFGAIPLLQKTLPTAMSGWLTGLLSDRYDPHSLPIEQKKGLLIGMGMTEKQGGSDVLTNTTQATPLEGRGNGQPYRLVGHKWFFSVPQSDAHLILAQASGGLSCFFVPRILPDSTRNAIRIERLKEKLGNRSNASAEVEFQDATGWLLGDEGEGVRLILQMGSSTRFDCALGSHGLMRRAFTVAFFHALQRQAFGKPLAEQPLMRQVLAKMALRLEGQTSLLFRLCRSWEMPHVQGEKLFGRLMTPAVKYSICKQGVPFVAEAMEALGGIGYCEESELPRLYREAPVNSIWEGSGNIMCLDVLRVWRKNPHMEEMLNLELADVKGQSALFDKAWRTLAKRLQKPNEAEARILCDELFNLNAAAQLLRFAPADIAQAWCQHYFAYDGGSIINNKTQETLLQRAMGLAS